One window of Micromonas commoda chromosome 1, complete sequence genomic DNA carries:
- the SRP43 gene encoding signal recognition particle SRP43 protein, chloroplast precursor, translated as MQAALASRETLSVSTCSPEAPTSFKAQSASSLYPINIRSYGHAYPDKLQYPLPNKQGKKTHKRWSGFVAPWACEYTAAKRNANLSILYASPIQMLAFAEDVKEAYEKKWWLCCRKGNIEDMNHMLRGGGQALVAARDSDNRGALHYACGVGSDECVRSILAYGADVNAKDKDGFTALHIAAGYLHEKVVEVLVASGADPEIQDNTGRSPLDLVETLMHNTPATTVTFARRSALESISDTLEQYSYEEVPPASIKAARPAGDGGDEYLIEWLDERMDSWVPENNIADNLIKDFKAGIEYAPQDKVYTPPTYAPSGIKIKTKSATLVKWADGAPPSWEAPI; from the exons ATGCAAGCTGCGCTCGCTTCAAGGGAAACTCTCTCCGTCTCAACTTGCAGTCCCGAAGCACCCACAAGTTTCAAGGCTCAatcggcgtcgagcttgtATCCGATTAACATCCGCTCTTACGGACACGCGTACCCGGACAAGCTTCAATA TCCATTGCCGAACAAACAGGGCAAGAAGACCCACAAACGGTGGTCAGGGTTCGTAGCGCCGTGGGCGTGCGAATACACTGCGGCGAAGCGGAACGCAAACTTGAGTATCTTGTACGCGTCGCCGATTCAGATGTTAGCATTTG CTGAGGACGTAAAAGAGGCTTATGAGAAGAAATGGTGGCTTTGCTGCCGCAAG GGTAATATTGAAGATATGAATCATATGCTCAGGGGTGGCGGGCAAGCTCTGGTCGCAGCCCGTGATTCTGACAACAGAGG CGCTCTTCACTATGCTTGTGGAGTCGGGAGCGATGAATGCGTTAGGTCGATTCTTGCGTACGGTGCAGATGTGAACGCAAAG GATAAAGATGGATTCACTGCGTTACACATCGCAGCAGGGTATTTACATGAGAAGGTTGTCGAAGTCTTAGTTGCATCAGGAGCAGATCCAGAGATACAGGACAACACTGGAAGATCG CCTTTGGACCTCGTGGAAACCTTGATGCACAACACGCCGGCAACAACTGTAACATTTGCTAGGCGATCTGCGCTTGAGTCAATTTCAGACACACTTGAACAGTATAGCTATGAAGAAGTCCCCCCAGCGTCAATTAAAGCGGCAAGACCAGCCGGTGATGGCGGAGATGAGTACCTCATCGAATGGCTAGATG AAAGAATGGATAGCTGGGTGCCAGAGAACAATATCGCTGACAATCTAATCAAAGATTTTAAAGCAGGGATCGAGTATGCCCCGCAAGACAAAGTGTACACACCTCCAACTTATGCCCCTTCCGGCATCAAAATAAAGACGAAGAGTGCAACTCTCGTCAAG TGGGCAGATGGTGCACCGCCAAGTTGGGAAGCTCCGATCTAA
- a CDS encoding predicted protein, with the protein MKYSCDSEWQDLLPEGHWEPATCPFSLNPFSGEKFVLLEVIIDMGSTVGSTYPIRDEYVSTKSR; encoded by the coding sequence ATGAAATATTCCTGTGATTCAGAATGGCAAGATTTGTTGCCTGAGGGCCACTGGGAGCCAGCCACGTGTCCCTTCTCACTAAACCCTTTTTCAGGAGAGAAGTTTGTTCTTCTCGAGGTGATTATTGATATGGGTTCAACAGTTGGTTCAACTTACCCCATTCGGGACGAGTACGTAAGTACGAAGTCACGTTAG